The Streptomyces sp. NBC_01353 genome contains a region encoding:
- a CDS encoding DUF58 domain-containing protein — MALTGRTALLAALGSLPVGILAPSWTGMLAVNAPLSLAILCDYAMAAPVRTLQFTRSGDTTVRLGDGAEVQLTVTNTSRRRLRAQLRDAWPPSSWLPGTDQAASRQKLTVPAGERRRITTALRPTRRGDRHAERVTVRSYGPLGLAARQGNHTVPWTVRVLPPFTSRKHLPSRLARLRELDGRTSVLTRGEGTEFDSLREYVPGDDTRSIDWRATARQTTVAVRTWRPERDRHILIVLDTGRTSAGRVGDVPRLDAAMDAALLLTALASRAGDRVDLLAYDRRLRAQVQGRSAADVLPAVVNALAPLEPELVETDARSLVATALARAPRRSLLILLTSLDAAPIEEGLLPVLPQLTQRHTVLIASVADPHTAAMAASRGTIDGVYEAAAATQAQAQRHRTADQLRRHGVTVVDATPDNLAPALADAYLALKAAGRL; from the coding sequence ATGGCCCTCACCGGACGAACCGCACTGCTCGCCGCCCTCGGATCGCTCCCCGTGGGCATCCTCGCCCCCAGTTGGACGGGGATGCTCGCGGTGAACGCGCCCCTCTCACTCGCAATTCTGTGCGACTACGCGATGGCCGCGCCAGTGCGAACGCTGCAGTTCACCCGAAGCGGTGACACAACAGTTCGACTGGGTGACGGGGCAGAGGTGCAGCTCACCGTCACCAACACCTCACGACGCCGCCTTCGCGCCCAACTCCGCGACGCCTGGCCGCCGAGCAGCTGGCTCCCGGGCACCGACCAGGCCGCCTCCCGCCAGAAGCTCACCGTGCCCGCCGGCGAACGCCGCCGGATCACCACGGCCCTGCGCCCCACCCGCCGCGGCGACCGCCACGCGGAACGGGTCACCGTCCGCTCCTACGGCCCCCTCGGCCTGGCCGCCCGACAGGGCAACCACACCGTCCCCTGGACGGTCCGCGTGCTGCCTCCGTTCACCAGCCGCAAGCACCTGCCCTCACGTCTGGCCCGCCTCCGTGAACTCGACGGCCGCACCAGCGTCCTCACCCGCGGCGAAGGCACCGAGTTCGACAGTCTGCGCGAGTACGTCCCCGGTGACGACACCCGCTCCATCGACTGGCGAGCCACGGCCCGCCAGACCACCGTCGCCGTCCGCACCTGGCGCCCCGAGCGCGACCGCCACATCCTGATCGTGCTCGACACCGGCCGCACCTCCGCGGGCCGCGTCGGAGACGTCCCGCGCCTCGACGCCGCGATGGACGCCGCTCTGCTCCTCACCGCCCTCGCCTCCCGCGCCGGCGACCGCGTCGACCTCCTGGCCTACGACCGCCGTCTGCGTGCCCAGGTTCAGGGCCGCTCGGCCGCCGATGTCCTGCCGGCCGTGGTCAACGCCCTGGCCCCGCTCGAGCCCGAGCTCGTGGAGACGGACGCCCGCTCCCTGGTCGCCACCGCGCTGGCCCGAGCCCCGCGCCGCTCACTCCTCATCCTGCTCACCAGCCTCGACGCGGCCCCGATCGAGGAGGGTCTTCTCCCGGTCCTCCCTCAGCTCACCCAGCGCCACACGGTCCTGATCGCCTCTGTCGCCGATCCGCACACGGCCGCCATGGCGGCGAGCCGCGGCACGATCGACGGCGTCTACGAGGCCGCAGCCGCCACCCAGGCCCAGGCCCAGCGCCACCGCACGGCAGACCAACTCCGCCGCCACGGCGTCACGGTCGTGGACGCCACGCCTGACAATCTCGCACCAGCACTGGCAGACGCCTACCTCGCGCTGAAGGCAGCCGGCCGCCTCTGA
- a CDS encoding MoxR family ATPase → MSAPTPETATNSDARASLEALRTEIAKAVVGQDPAVTGLVVALLCRGHVLLEGVPGVAKTLLVRALAATLELDTKRVQFTPDLMPSDVTGSLVYDARTAEFSFQPGPVFTNLLLADEINRTPPKTQSSLLEAMEERQVTVDGTPRPLPDPFLVAATQNPVEYEGTYPLPEAQLDRFLLKLTVPLPSREDEINVLTRHANGFNPRDLQAAGVRPVAGPAELEAARAAVAKTSVSPEITGYVVDICRATRESPSLTLGVSPRGATALLSTARAWAWLTGRDYVTPDDVKALALPTLRHRIQLRPEAEMEGVTADSVINSILAHVPVPR, encoded by the coding sequence ATGAGCGCCCCGACCCCCGAGACCGCTACGAACTCGGACGCCCGCGCCTCCCTGGAGGCCCTGCGCACCGAGATCGCGAAGGCGGTGGTCGGCCAGGACCCCGCCGTCACCGGACTCGTCGTCGCCCTGCTCTGCCGAGGCCATGTCCTCCTCGAAGGAGTCCCCGGCGTCGCCAAGACGCTGCTCGTCCGTGCGCTCGCGGCCACTCTCGAACTGGACACCAAGCGGGTGCAGTTCACCCCCGACCTGATGCCGAGCGACGTCACCGGTTCCCTGGTCTACGACGCCCGTACCGCGGAGTTCTCCTTCCAGCCCGGTCCTGTCTTCACCAACCTGCTGCTCGCCGACGAGATCAACCGCACACCTCCGAAGACGCAGTCCTCGCTCCTGGAAGCGATGGAGGAGCGCCAGGTCACCGTCGACGGCACGCCCCGACCGCTGCCCGACCCGTTCCTGGTCGCCGCGACCCAGAACCCCGTCGAGTACGAGGGCACTTACCCCCTGCCCGAGGCCCAGCTCGACCGCTTCCTCCTGAAGCTGACCGTCCCGCTGCCCTCCCGCGAGGACGAGATCAACGTCCTGACCCGGCACGCGAACGGCTTCAACCCCCGCGACCTCCAGGCCGCCGGTGTCCGTCCGGTCGCAGGGCCCGCCGAACTCGAGGCCGCCCGCGCCGCCGTCGCCAAGACCTCGGTCTCCCCCGAGATCACCGGCTATGTCGTCGATATCTGTCGTGCCACGCGTGAATCCCCCTCGCTCACCCTCGGTGTCTCCCCCCGGGGTGCCACGGCCCTGCTCTCCACCGCCCGCGCCTGGGCCTGGCTCACCGGCCGGGACTATGTCACCCCGGACGACGTGAAGGCCTTGGCCCTGCCCACCCTGCGTCATCGCATCCAGCTGCGGCCCGAGGCCGAGATGGAGGGCGTCACCGCCGACTCCGTCATCAACTCGATCCTCGCCCACGTCCCCGTACCCCGCTGA
- a CDS encoding HAD-IA family hydrolase, with product MTHDDQLTAVLANARVIFFDFDGPVCDVFAGLPAHKVAKQLTALLSSQDPAAGVKASETDDPIEVLRIAHEANAELGQQVEQALTAAEVEAVAVAGPPTAGAAEALRAAHASGRAVAVVSNNSAECVQRFVELHGLGDYVAKIVGRPTGQPHLMKPNPFPLITAAERMHMDVTNCTLIGDSLTDIQAAHAAGTTVIGYANKPHKADLFAEAQADAITDDMQAIADALTTA from the coding sequence TTGACGCACGATGACCAGCTCACGGCGGTCCTGGCGAACGCACGAGTGATCTTCTTCGACTTCGACGGACCGGTATGCGACGTGTTCGCCGGACTGCCCGCGCATAAGGTCGCCAAGCAACTCACCGCGCTGCTCTCATCCCAGGACCCAGCAGCGGGCGTGAAGGCATCCGAGACCGACGACCCGATCGAGGTCCTGCGCATCGCCCACGAAGCGAACGCCGAACTGGGCCAGCAGGTAGAGCAAGCGTTGACCGCCGCCGAGGTCGAAGCTGTCGCAGTGGCCGGCCCCCCGACGGCAGGCGCAGCGGAAGCTCTTCGAGCCGCGCACGCCTCAGGAAGGGCGGTCGCGGTGGTGAGCAACAACTCCGCCGAGTGCGTTCAACGCTTCGTGGAGCTGCACGGCTTGGGGGATTACGTCGCGAAGATCGTCGGTCGCCCCACGGGGCAGCCCCACCTGATGAAGCCGAACCCGTTCCCGCTCATCACAGCGGCCGAGCGGATGCACATGGACGTCACGAACTGCACCCTGATCGGCGACTCGCTCACAGATATCCAGGCCGCTCACGCCGCCGGTACGACGGTCATCGGCTACGCCAACAAGCCCCACAAGGCCGACCTGTTCGCCGAAGCGCAAGCCGACGCGATCACCGACGACATGCAGGCCATCGCCGACGCACTCACCACGGCGTAG
- a CDS encoding DUF4129 domain-containing protein: MITARLPIRDADDVPLDIPRVPAREAAERELSKPMYHENDPSLLERGLDRFWEWVGDLFSSASGATPGGLLGLLVIVVVVLALVAVLWWRLGSPQRTPTTGDSLFDDGPRTADQHRAAAARHASAGRWNQAVQERMRAIVRSLEERTLLDPRPGRTADEAAAEAGRALPSHRDELRAAARSFDDVTYGGRTADEPAYRRIEELDVSLERAKPSLDTAATGAPE; this comes from the coding sequence ATGATCACGGCGCGGCTGCCGATACGGGACGCCGACGACGTGCCGCTGGACATACCCCGTGTCCCTGCCCGGGAGGCGGCGGAACGGGAGCTGTCCAAGCCGATGTACCACGAGAACGACCCCAGCCTGCTCGAACGCGGCCTCGACCGCTTCTGGGAGTGGGTCGGCGACCTCTTCAGTTCGGCCTCCGGGGCAACGCCCGGCGGCCTGCTGGGACTTCTCGTGATCGTCGTGGTCGTGCTCGCCCTGGTCGCCGTCCTCTGGTGGCGGCTCGGCAGCCCACAGCGCACCCCCACGACAGGGGACTCGCTGTTCGATGACGGCCCCCGCACCGCCGACCAGCACCGGGCCGCCGCGGCCCGACACGCCTCGGCCGGCCGCTGGAACCAGGCGGTCCAGGAGCGGATGCGGGCCATTGTCCGCTCCTTGGAGGAGCGCACCCTCCTCGACCCGCGCCCCGGCCGCACCGCGGACGAGGCCGCCGCCGAGGCGGGCCGCGCCCTGCCCTCCCACAGGGACGAACTCCGTGCCGCCGCCCGCTCCTTCGACGACGTCACATACGGCGGCCGCACGGCCGACGAGCCCGCATACCGCCGCATCGAGGAACTGGACGTGTCCCTGGAGCGGGCCAAGCCCTCCCTCGACACCGCAGCCACGGGGGCACCCGAATGA
- a CDS encoding DUF4350 domain-containing protein gives MSRPRTSASSASLSPRQIWARTRGALLVLALILIGGIILATVQSSDHHGHLDPRSADPNGSRAVAEILKAQGVTVQVVTTLDEATTATGADSTLLVTTPDLLTDHQQSMLYKAMTESHGRTVLIGAGHPSVGALTPGVTVATSTSVKVREPQCSLPAAVRAGSVDIGGERYTTGIDTADTCYLSDGMPTLLRVPTSGGGDTVLLGSADILSNERLDKQGNASLALQLLGSRTHLVWYLPSLSDTSVTEGDPEGESPDSAADSFLSLIPSGWLWGTLQLAVAAALAAIWQARRLGPLVTERLPVAVRASEATEGRARLYRKGNARDRAAVVLRTATRARIAPLLGVAPQDAHSPETLLPAISARLSETAADPRDLLFGPAPADDAALIRLADQLDALEREVRTS, from the coding sequence ATGAGCCGGCCGCGCACCAGCGCCTCCTCGGCCTCCCTCTCCCCCCGCCAGATCTGGGCCCGGACCCGTGGGGCACTCCTCGTGCTCGCCCTGATCCTTATAGGCGGCATCATCCTGGCGACCGTGCAGTCCTCCGACCACCACGGCCACCTCGACCCCCGCTCCGCCGACCCCAACGGCAGCCGAGCCGTCGCCGAGATCCTCAAAGCCCAGGGCGTCACCGTCCAGGTGGTCACCACCCTCGACGAGGCCACCACCGCCACCGGAGCCGACAGCACCCTCCTGGTCACCACTCCGGACCTGCTGACCGACCATCAGCAGTCCATGCTGTACAAGGCCATGACGGAGTCTCACGGTCGCACGGTCCTCATCGGCGCGGGTCACCCCTCCGTCGGCGCCCTGACCCCCGGCGTCACCGTCGCCACCAGCACATCGGTGAAGGTCCGTGAACCCCAGTGCTCCCTGCCCGCCGCCGTCCGCGCCGGCAGCGTCGACATCGGCGGCGAGCGGTACACCACCGGGATCGACACGGCCGACACCTGCTACCTCAGCGACGGGATGCCCACCCTGCTCAGGGTCCCGACCTCCGGCGGCGGCGACACCGTGCTCCTCGGCTCCGCCGACATCCTCTCCAACGAGCGACTCGACAAGCAGGGCAACGCCTCCCTCGCCCTGCAACTCCTCGGCTCCCGCACTCATCTCGTCTGGTACCTCCCCTCCCTCTCCGACACTTCCGTCACCGAGGGCGACCCCGAGGGTGAGTCCCCCGACAGCGCCGCCGACAGCTTCCTGTCCCTCATCCCCTCGGGCTGGCTGTGGGGCACCCTCCAACTCGCCGTTGCCGCCGCCCTCGCCGCCATCTGGCAAGCCCGACGCCTCGGCCCACTCGTGACCGAACGTCTCCCGGTCGCCGTCCGGGCCTCCGAGGCCACCGAAGGCCGCGCCCGCCTCTACCGCAAAGGCAACGCACGCGACCGCGCGGCCGTCGTACTGCGCACCGCGACCCGCGCCCGGATCGCCCCACTCCTCGGCGTCGCCCCCCAGGACGCCCACTCCCCCGAGACCTTGCTCCCCGCGATCTCCGCCCGACTCTCAGAGACGGCCGCAGACCCGCGGGACCTTCTCTTCGGCCCGGCTCCCGCCGACGACGCCGCTCTCATCCGCCTGGCAGACCAACTCGACGCCCTCGAAAGAGAGGTACGCACCTCATGA
- a CDS encoding RDD family protein: MSGVVTGDAVVLGLQPARLPSRALALVLDLLAVWAVYLLITVGLAMATASLDEAAQMAVSIASFLLVLVGAPIAVETLSHGRSLGKLACGLRVVRDDGGPIRFRHALVRGAMGVVEILMTLGVVACIASLVSERGRRIGDVFAGTLVVRERVPAARSAVVPPPPPWLVGRFAELDLSAVPDALWLEIRQYLTRMRQLDPGVGRRLSERLADELVARTGTPPPPGVPAAAYLAGVVAERQAREARRAFASAGQGGGGQVPGFVAPVVQPVSTASAAKVENAPPTAGPVAPPVVASEVRDSDASTGFAPPA, encoded by the coding sequence GTGAGCGGGGTTGTGACGGGGGATGCCGTCGTACTGGGGTTGCAGCCGGCGCGGCTGCCGAGCCGGGCTCTGGCGCTGGTCCTCGATCTTCTGGCGGTGTGGGCGGTCTATCTGCTGATCACGGTGGGGCTGGCGATGGCCACCGCCTCGTTGGACGAGGCCGCGCAGATGGCGGTTTCGATCGCGTCGTTCCTGCTGGTGCTGGTGGGGGCGCCGATCGCGGTGGAGACGCTGTCGCACGGACGGTCGCTGGGGAAGCTCGCCTGCGGGCTGCGGGTGGTGCGGGACGACGGGGGGCCGATCCGGTTCCGGCACGCGCTGGTGCGCGGGGCGATGGGGGTCGTGGAGATCCTGATGACGTTGGGGGTCGTCGCCTGCATCGCTTCGCTGGTGTCGGAGCGGGGGCGGCGCATCGGGGATGTGTTCGCGGGGACGCTGGTCGTACGTGAGCGGGTGCCGGCGGCCCGGAGCGCGGTCGTTCCCCCTCCTCCGCCGTGGCTCGTGGGTCGGTTCGCCGAGCTGGATCTGTCGGCGGTGCCGGACGCGCTGTGGCTGGAGATACGGCAGTACCTGACGCGGATGCGGCAGCTGGATCCGGGCGTGGGGCGGAGGCTCTCGGAGCGGCTGGCCGATGAGCTGGTCGCGCGGACCGGAACGCCTCCCCCGCCGGGTGTGCCCGCGGCGGCGTATCTGGCCGGGGTGGTCGCCGAGCGGCAGGCTCGGGAGGCTCGTCGGGCCTTCGCCTCGGCGGGGCAGGGCGGGGGCGGGCAGGTGCCCGGGTTCGTGGCTCCCGTGGTGCAGCCGGTGAGCACGGCTTCGGCGGCGAAGGTGGAGAACGCCCCTCCCACCGCCGGGCCCGTGGCGCCGCCTGTCGTTGCGTCGGAGGTACGTGATTCGGACGCGTCGACCGGGTTCGCGCCGCCGGCCTAG
- a CDS encoding metalloregulator ArsR/SmtB family transcription factor — MLTVASDIEVLARFGRALADPIRCRILLTLRDAPAYPADLADALGVSRTRLSNHLACLRDCGLVVTVPDGRRTRYELADARLGHALDHLLATVLAVETDPTCPDTDEKGCC, encoded by the coding sequence GTGCTGACTGTTGCCTCCGACATCGAGGTGCTGGCCCGCTTCGGCCGCGCGCTCGCCGACCCGATCCGTTGCCGCATCCTGCTCACCCTGCGCGATGCCCCCGCGTATCCCGCCGATCTCGCCGACGCACTTGGCGTCTCCCGTACACGCCTCTCGAACCACCTCGCCTGTCTGCGCGACTGCGGCCTGGTCGTGACCGTGCCCGACGGCCGCCGCACCCGCTACGAACTCGCCGACGCACGGCTCGGCCATGCACTGGACCACCTGCTAGCCACCGTGCTCGCGGTCGAAACGGACCCGACCTGCCCCGACACCGACGAGAAGGGCTGCTGCTGA
- the mtrB gene encoding MtrAB system histidine kinase MtrB: MSVGSTAPKPGEPGVRSGRTAGPRRGGSRFGRPFRGGRLLQDGAPGGPVLRLFARWVRRPLLPAVRLWRRNIQLRVVAGTLLMSLGVVLLLGLVVIGQVRNGLRDAKEQAAQSQAAGGFSAAQDKAATTPYVPGGQDGGRAGASLTWRSTLVEQLASGGQSAFNVVALSLEDSDGPASRGARASGEVDPATSIPDDLRHSVGQGAGTFQTYTRIHYTNGKDSEAGLVIGKRLNDAEGTQYELYYLFPLTHEEDSLALVKGTLATAGLFVVVLLGAIAWLVVRQVVTPVRMAAGIAERLSAGRLQERMKVTGEDDIARLGEAFNKMAQSLQLKIQQLEELSRMQRRFVSDVSHELRTPLTTVRMAADVIHEARVDFDPVTARSAELLGDQLDRFESLLADLLEISRFDAGAAALEAEPIDLRQVVRRVIGGAELLAERKGGRIVVVGDEQPVVAEADARRVERVLRNLVVNAVEHGDGRDVIVRLAAAGGAVAVAVRDYGVGLKPGEATRVFNRFWRADPARARTTGGTGLGLSIAVEDARLHGGWLQAWGEPGGGSQFRLTLPRTADEPLRGSPIPLEPEDSRRNREQAAAEAAAGRGQESGARRVTLPVQPARDRPALPVPPRLPTVPRATVDPTALPGSGARVVARTTAEADSGEAMASANAEGEDGTGGR, translated from the coding sequence ATGAGCGTAGGCAGTACTGCTCCGAAGCCCGGGGAACCGGGAGTCCGGTCGGGGCGGACTGCCGGACCGAGGCGGGGGGGCTCGCGATTCGGCCGTCCGTTCCGTGGTGGACGGCTGCTCCAGGACGGGGCACCGGGTGGACCGGTGCTTCGGCTCTTCGCACGCTGGGTGCGCCGTCCGTTGCTGCCCGCAGTGCGGCTTTGGCGGCGCAACATCCAGCTGCGGGTCGTCGCGGGCACCCTGCTGATGTCACTCGGTGTAGTGCTGCTGCTCGGCCTGGTCGTCATAGGCCAGGTCCGCAACGGACTGCGCGACGCCAAGGAGCAGGCCGCCCAGAGTCAGGCCGCCGGCGGTTTCTCGGCCGCCCAGGACAAGGCCGCGACGACGCCGTACGTGCCCGGTGGGCAGGACGGCGGCCGGGCCGGTGCCTCGCTGACCTGGCGCTCCACGTTGGTCGAGCAGCTCGCCAGTGGTGGCCAGAGCGCGTTCAACGTGGTCGCGCTGTCGCTCGAGGACTCGGACGGGCCCGCGAGCCGGGGCGCCCGTGCCTCCGGCGAGGTCGACCCGGCCACGAGCATCCCCGACGACCTGCGGCACTCCGTGGGCCAGGGCGCGGGCACCTTCCAGACGTACACCCGGATCCACTACACCAACGGCAAGGATTCCGAGGCCGGGCTCGTCATCGGCAAGCGGCTCAACGACGCCGAGGGCACCCAGTACGAGCTGTACTACCTCTTCCCGCTGACGCACGAGGAGGACTCCCTCGCCCTGGTGAAGGGCACGCTGGCGACCGCCGGGCTGTTCGTGGTCGTGCTGCTCGGCGCGATCGCCTGGCTGGTGGTGCGGCAGGTCGTCACACCGGTGCGGATGGCGGCGGGGATCGCCGAGCGGCTCTCCGCCGGCCGTCTCCAGGAGCGGATGAAGGTCACCGGCGAAGACGACATCGCCCGGCTCGGTGAGGCCTTCAACAAGATGGCGCAGAGCCTTCAGCTGAAGATCCAGCAGCTGGAGGAGCTCTCGCGGATGCAGCGGCGGTTCGTCTCGGACGTGTCGCACGAGCTGCGTACACCGCTGACGACGGTACGGATGGCGGCGGACGTCATCCACGAGGCGCGGGTCGACTTCGACCCCGTCACCGCGCGCTCCGCCGAGCTCCTCGGCGACCAGCTCGACCGTTTCGAGTCGCTGCTCGCCGATCTGCTGGAGATCAGCCGTTTCGACGCGGGAGCAGCGGCGCTGGAGGCCGAGCCGATAGACCTGCGCCAGGTCGTCCGGCGGGTCATCGGCGGCGCCGAGCTGCTCGCCGAGCGCAAGGGCGGCCGGATCGTCGTCGTCGGCGACGAGCAGCCGGTCGTGGCCGAGGCGGACGCCCGCCGGGTCGAGCGGGTGCTGCGCAATCTGGTCGTCAACGCCGTCGAGCACGGCGACGGCCGGGACGTGATCGTCCGGCTGGCCGCCGCGGGCGGCGCTGTCGCGGTGGCCGTACGGGACTACGGCGTGGGTCTCAAGCCGGGCGAGGCGACCCGCGTCTTCAACCGGTTCTGGCGGGCGGACCCGGCACGTGCGCGTACCACCGGTGGTACGGGTCTGGGCCTGTCGATCGCGGTGGAGGACGCGCGGCTGCACGGCGGCTGGCTCCAGGCGTGGGGCGAGCCCGGTGGCGGCTCGCAGTTCCGGCTCACTCTGCCGAGGACGGCGGACGAGCCCTTGCGCGGATCCCCCATCCCGCTGGAGCCGGAGGACTCGCGGCGTAATCGTGAGCAGGCGGCGGCCGAGGCTGCCGCCGGGCGGGGGCAGGAGAGTGGGGCACGCCGGGTGACCCTGCCGGTGCAGCCCGCGAGAGACCGTCCGGCGCTGCCTGTGCCGCCGCGGCTGCCGACGGTGCCGCGGGCCACGGTGGATCCGACGGCTCTGCCGGGCAGTGGTGCGCGGGTGGTCGCGCGGACGACGGCCGAGGCCGACAGCGGTGAGGCGATGGCGTCGGCGAACGCCGAGGGGGAGGACGGAACAGGTGGGCGCTGA
- the mtrA gene encoding two-component system response regulator MtrA, protein MKGRVLVVDDDTALAEMLGIVLRGEGFEPSFVADGDKALAAFREAKPDLVLLDLMLPGRDGIEVCRLIRAESGVPIVMLTAKSDTVDVVVGLESGADDYIVKPFKPKELVARIRARLRRSEEPAPEQLAIGDLVIDVAGHSVKRDGQSIALTPLEFDLLVALARKPWQVFTREVLLEQVWGYRHAADTRLVNVHVQRLRSKVEKDPERPEIVVTVRGVGYKAGPS, encoded by the coding sequence ATGAAGGGACGCGTTCTTGTCGTCGATGACGACACCGCACTGGCCGAGATGCTCGGCATCGTGCTGCGGGGTGAAGGGTTCGAGCCGTCGTTCGTAGCGGACGGCGACAAGGCGCTTGCCGCATTCCGTGAGGCCAAGCCGGACCTGGTGTTGCTGGACCTCATGCTGCCCGGCAGGGACGGCATCGAGGTGTGCAGGCTCATCAGGGCCGAGTCCGGTGTGCCCATCGTCATGCTCACGGCCAAGAGCGACACCGTCGACGTGGTGGTGGGTCTCGAGTCCGGGGCCGACGACTACATCGTCAAGCCGTTCAAGCCGAAGGAGCTCGTCGCCCGTATTCGGGCGCGGCTGCGGAGGTCGGAGGAGCCCGCGCCCGAGCAGCTCGCCATCGGCGATCTGGTCATCGACGTGGCCGGTCACTCGGTGAAGCGGGACGGGCAGTCCATCGCCCTGACGCCGCTCGAGTTCGATCTCCTCGTCGCGCTGGCCCGTAAGCCGTGGCAGGTGTTCACCCGTGAGGTCCTGCTCGAGCAGGTCTGGGGCTACCGGCACGCGGCCGACACCCGGCTGGTGAACGTGCATGTCCAGCGACTGCGCTCGAAGGTCGAGAAGGACCCGGAGCGCCCGGAGATCGTGGTCACCGTCCGGGGTGTCGGTTACAAGGCGGGGCCGAGCTGA
- a CDS encoding stage II sporulation protein M: MDLDVYVTAHRAEWDRLDHLLRRGGKLSGAEADELVSLYQRTATHLSLIQSAAPDPMLTARLTQLVARARAAVTGTRRSSWRDVTRFFTAGFPAAVYRSRHWWVPTAVLSILIAAVMGWWIGTHPEVQSAIGAPAELREMTRPGGQYETYYSSHPAASFAAQVWTNNAQAAAMCLVLGAFLCVPVLWILFLNMLNLGMAIGLMSSAGRLDIMLGLLIPHGLLELTAVFVAAGTGLRLGWTVIDPGPMTRRSALAQQGRAAVGMAIGLALVLFLSGLIEGFVTPSGLPTWARITIGVAAELAFLVYVYVLGGRAARAGDTGDVEETDRSAVLPTAA; encoded by the coding sequence ATGGACCTCGACGTCTACGTCACCGCCCACCGAGCCGAGTGGGACCGACTCGACCACCTGCTGCGTCGAGGCGGAAAACTCAGCGGCGCCGAGGCCGACGAGCTTGTCTCCCTCTACCAGCGGACGGCCACCCATCTCTCGCTGATCCAGTCCGCCGCCCCGGACCCCATGCTCACGGCCCGGCTCACCCAGCTCGTCGCCCGCGCCCGCGCCGCGGTCACCGGCACCCGCCGCTCCTCCTGGCGCGACGTGACCCGCTTCTTCACGGCCGGCTTCCCGGCCGCCGTCTACCGCTCCCGCCACTGGTGGGTCCCGACGGCCGTCCTTTCCATACTCATCGCGGCCGTCATGGGCTGGTGGATCGGCACGCACCCCGAGGTCCAGTCCGCGATCGGTGCTCCGGCCGAGCTCCGCGAGATGACCCGCCCGGGCGGCCAGTACGAGACGTACTACTCGAGCCATCCGGCGGCATCTTTCGCCGCCCAGGTCTGGACGAACAACGCCCAGGCCGCCGCCATGTGCCTGGTCCTCGGCGCGTTCCTCTGCGTCCCGGTGCTCTGGATCCTCTTCCTCAACATGCTGAACCTCGGGATGGCCATCGGTCTGATGTCCTCCGCAGGACGCCTCGACATCATGCTGGGCCTGCTCATCCCGCACGGCCTGCTCGAACTGACCGCGGTCTTCGTCGCCGCCGGCACCGGACTGCGCCTCGGATGGACCGTCATCGACCCCGGCCCCATGACCCGCCGTTCCGCCCTCGCCCAGCAAGGCCGCGCGGCCGTGGGAATGGCGATCGGCCTGGCCCTGGTCCTGTTCCTTTCGGGCCTCATCGAAGGCTTCGTCACCCCTTCGGGCCTCCCGACCTGGGCGCGCATCACCATCGGCGTCGCAGCTGAACTGGCATTTCTCGTCTACGTCTACGTCCTGGGCGGCCGCGCGGCCCGAGCGGGTGACACGGGTGATGTCGAGGAGACCGACCGCAGTGCGGTCCTGCCGACGGCTGCCTGA
- a CDS encoding cation transporter — MTAISLGPSPTRRDALTRRIRLLVAATITYNVIEAIVALTAGTLASSTALIGFGLDSVIEVSSAAAVAWQFSARDHAVREAREQRTLRIIAVSFFALAAYVSFDAVRALTGTGEAESSVPGIVIAALSLAIMPFLSAAQRRAGRELGSASAVADSKQTLLCTYLSAVLLVGLVLNATLGWSWADPIAALVIAAIAVKEGRDAWQGKGCCAAPAAAVPTQQQEADTCGCRPGCDCCN; from the coding sequence GTGACCGCGATATCCCTCGGCCCGAGCCCGACCCGCCGCGACGCCCTGACCCGTCGCATACGCCTGCTCGTCGCCGCGACCATCACGTACAACGTCATCGAGGCGATAGTTGCCCTCACCGCCGGCACCCTCGCCTCCTCCACGGCGCTGATCGGCTTCGGCCTCGACTCCGTTATCGAGGTTTCCTCCGCCGCAGCCGTGGCGTGGCAGTTCTCCGCCCGCGACCACGCAGTGCGCGAGGCACGAGAGCAACGCACCCTGCGGATCATCGCGGTCTCGTTCTTCGCGCTCGCGGCCTACGTCTCCTTCGACGCCGTCCGCGCACTGACCGGCACCGGCGAGGCCGAGAGTTCCGTCCCCGGCATCGTCATCGCCGCTCTGTCGCTCGCGATCATGCCGTTCCTGTCCGCCGCCCAGCGCCGCGCCGGCCGCGAACTCGGCTCCGCCTCTGCGGTCGCGGACTCCAAGCAGACCCTGCTGTGCACCTACCTGTCCGCCGTGCTCCTGGTCGGCCTGGTCCTCAACGCCACCCTTGGCTGGTCATGGGCCGACCCCATCGCCGCCCTGGTCATCGCCGCCATCGCCGTGAAGGAGGGTCGCGACGCTTGGCAGGGAAAGGGCTGCTGCGCCGCCCCGGCGGCCGCAGTTCCCACCCAACAGCAGGAGGCGGACACCTGTGGTTGCCGCCCTGGCTGTGACTGCTGCAACTAA